In Brachypodium distachyon strain Bd21 chromosome 2, Brachypodium_distachyon_v3.0, whole genome shotgun sequence, one genomic interval encodes:
- the LOC100825088 gene encoding uncharacterized protein LOC100825088, whose translation MERNPAASAMDWSIDLDRGLRSRHPATRLQALEAAAPRIRELSACPAVPAAVASASGAVLPSEPRIFAEAMLLRLATEFRTAADDSVRASIVRSLLPTEGGGARVAEPDQILRRVAAAHDAAGTARARALALRMFGCLADLAKDSVHVRSLVLSGLCSSNAAEVKAALFAAGCFCKLSEDFSCITLQVLAGLVTSPKSEAQVILAAIKTFSKLDCTLAIIQRVHVVGKQMVLGNPEDVFKAEMLMALSRLSSKSIILFRDQVEFLLIFLGHESSLCLKTMALKCLCFMFHRKTFYLPVAGTIFSTLLQLIDDDGFPLDPKSYAFRILRKMLCGKAPSIRHINSSELSKLALAVERFLHCSSWEMQQTALETLVDIFCFLKQIQPHETTNTLKSSSFSCTGYQGISNSMLPTHEENSEDERSMNKILTSIVDHIISLINLAVSKGSNEVATRHFSVSSSELNKYRTLFSLMLKLVRVYPSAASVALDKLRCLMKELARINVNHYCKVAATCVESLVASEQFRASNDTVEPVAASIKASPMEIDTDEAKLASTEFSSKTKASKVHYLILCSLKFANACHDMCCKTSGSSCNLHHSVKALIECVREDASEYYNTYETFRLILCGCISWNTCKIRDGNKGSDDLKEHSIFTSPAWIAQELCALRMAKMLTRKQSYWEAYRSAMYCCQEGLWFTASFVFRKVADAFESGSFSLWFKSLLLFCAGELEMKLLIFPSMIIKLVGELDTEGDVHEDLCHVETDVDSTLARSPELYGYQEKITGICERTCLANDGLSSNVSLDCEFFFQRWFISLRASFIEILADVLGILSSYSSPPKDISHHESRDSSAIAIENNQVLVALANCSLRLSNLAKSYDLLAASHGDMDCQSFTTIARLAFMCSFLSFCTVFSVDFSNVPSSSEHCRLPDRFSHASILQDLHERVDRNDSQIVSQLRKFMSISSHGLDSLQFSTRMNCSGTLEKDSYFLFKFAVASLLRAREDAKGVTTGEDTLSPLHRGMQFLSSILQRCMELPFVLPKYFFSIRPCLGAELFIFDSNPANRDRVSVSPGFQLSLTLCLQWKRVLERTHIRITELYCILATSSSSRLDIAGTRSKQFEIRRTTKMVGLNFKLLQHIKDDLRKTSDKKNSHSKTDLVTGLACFEPTDSGQGFSDCLLDVSSFPRGSYQIAWQACCVDDKGRYFSLLPLNDGIVFSVQKP comes from the exons atggagagGAACCCGGCGGCCTCCGCCATGGACTGGAGCATCGACCTCGACAGGGGCCTCCGCTCCCGCCACCCCG CCACGCGCCTCCAGGCCCTCGAGGCCGCGGCCCCGCGCATCCGCGAGCTCTCAGCGtgccccgccgtccccgcggcggtggcctccgcgtccggcgccgTCCTGCCCTCCGAGCCACGCATCTTCGCCGAGGCcatgctcctccgcctcgccaCCGAGTTCAggaccgccgccgacgactcTGTCCGGGCCAGCATCGTCCGCTCCCTCCTCCCGAccgagggaggcggcgcgcgcgtggcGGAGCCCGACCAGATTCTCAGGAGGGTCGCGGCGGCGCACGACGCGGCGGGGACCGCGCGGGCCAGGGCGCTCGCGCTGAGGATGTTCGGCTGCCTCGCCGACCTCGCCAAGGACAGCGTTCACGTACGCTCTCTTGTCCTCTCCGGCCTCTGCTCTTCCAATGCTGCAGAG GTCAAAGCGGCATTGTTTGCAGCCGGTTGCTTTTGTAAGCTGTCGGAGGACTTCTCGTGCATCACCCTTCAAGTACTGGCTGGTTTAGTTACCTCACCAAAATCAGAAGCTCAAGTTATTCTAGCAGCAATTAAGACTTTCTCCAAGCTTGATTGTACATTGGCCATCATCCAGAGAGTTCATGTGGTTGGAAAGCAAATGGTTCTAGGCAACCCGGAAGATGTATTCAAAGCTGAAATGCTTATGGCACTCTCCAGACTGTCGTCCAAGTCAATAATTTTGTTTCGTGATCAG GTGGAATTTCTGTTAATATTTCTGGGGCATGAATCTTCTCTTTGTCTGAAGACTATGGCTTTAAAATGTTTGTGTTTCATGTTTCACAGAAAAACTTTCTATCTTCCTGTTGCTGGTACTATTTTTAGCACATTGTTACAGCTAATTGATGATGACGGTTTCCCACTTGATCCTAAGAGCTACGCATTCAGGATTCTGCGAAAG ATGCTCTGTGGTAAAGCTCCAAGCATTCGTCATATCAATTCGTCTGAGTTATCTAAGCTTGCTCTGGCTGTTGAAAGGTTTTTGCATTGTTCTTCCTGGGAGATGCAACAAACTGCTCTTGAAACTCTCGTGGACATCTTTTGCTTTCTCAAGCAAATACAGCCACATGAGACCACGAATACTCTCAAGAGTTCATCATTCTCATGCACTGGGTACCAAGGAATTTCCAACAGCATGCTGCCAACTCATGAAGAAAATAGTGAGGATGAAAGATCTATGAATAAGATTCTAACATCAATTGTGGATCATATTATATCTCTGATCAATCTAGCAGTCAGCAAAGGAAGCAATGAAGTAGCAACCAGACATTTCTCTGTGTCTTCCTCTGAATTGAATAAATACAGAACTCTGTTCAGCCTTATGCTAAAGCTTGTAAGAGTCTACCCTTCTGCTGCTTCTGTTGCTCTTGATAAATTAAGATGCCTGATGAAAGAACTGGCTCGAATAAATGTCAATCATTATTGCAAAGTTGCAGCTACCTGTGTTGAATCACTTGTTGCCTCTGAGCAGTTCAGAGCTTCAAATGATACTGTTGAACCAGTGGCTGCAAGTATCAAAGCTTCTCCCATGGAAATTGATACTGATGAGGCAAAGTTAGCTTCCACTGAATTTAGTAGCAAGACAAAAGCATCTAAAGTGCATTATCTAATTCTTTGTTCACTCAAGTTTGCAAATGCCTGTCATGATATGTGTTGTAAAACATCTGGCTCTAGCTGCAATCTTCACCATAGTGTTAAGGCTCTAATTGAGTGTGTGCGGGAGGACGCCTCTGAGTATTACAACACATATGAAACCTTCCGTCTCATATTGTGTGGCTGTATCTCATGGAATACTTGTAAAATCAGAGATGGTAATAAAGGATCAGATGATCTAAAAGAGCACTCGATATTCACTAGTCCTGCTTGGATAGCTCAGGAATTGTGTGCCCTTCGAATGGCCAAAATGCTTACAAGAAAACAGAGCTATTGGGAAGCCTATAGATCTGCTATGTACTGTTGTCAAGAAGGCCTTTGGTTCACAGCATCTTTTGTCTTTAGAAAAGTTGCAGATGCTTTTGAGTCAGGCTCCTTTAGTCTTTGGTTCAAATCATTGCTTCTTTTTTGTGCTGGAGAACTTGAGATGAAGCTATTAATTTTTCCTTCAATGATCATTAAGCTGGTCGGTGAGCTAGATACAGAGGGAGATGTTCATGAGGACCTCTGCCATGTCGAAACAGATGTTGACAGTACTCTTGCTAGATCTCCAGAGCTGTATGGCTACCAAGAAAAGATCACTGGTATTTGTGAGAGAACATGCTTAGCAAATGATGGCCTCTCATCTAATGTCTCTTTAGACTGCGAATTCTTCTTCCAGAGGTGGTTCATCAGTCTGAGAGCGTCTTTTATTGAAATTCTAGCTGATGTTCTTGGCATCCTTAGTTCATATTCTTCTCCTCCGAAAGACATATCTCATCATGAATCAAGAGACTCTTCAGCTATAGCCATAGAGAACAACCAAGTGCTCGTAGCTTTGGCAAATTGTTCTTTAAGACTTAGTAACCTAGCAAAGAGCTATGATCTCTTAGCTGCGTCCCATGGGGACATGGATTGCCAAAGCTTTACTACTATAGCCAGGCTTGCTTTCATGTGCTCATTTTTGTCATTTTGTACCGTGTTTTCTGTGGATTTCTCAAATGTACCTAGCAGTTCTGAGCATTGCAGGCTTCCAGACAGATTTTCTCATGCTTCAATCCTACAAGATTTACATGAAAGAGTAGATAGGAATGATAGCCAAATTGTCTCCCAACTACGAAAATTCATGTCTATTTCTTCTCATGGACTGGATTCCTTACAGTTCAGCACACGAATGAATTGTTCAGGTACTCTGGAGAAGGATTCTTATTTTCTGTTCAAGTTTGCTGTGGCATCTTTGCTTCGTGCACGTGAGGATGCCAAAGGAGTAACGACTGGGGAGGACACTTTATCTCCTTTGCACAGAGGGATGCAATTTCTATCAAGCATTTTGCAGAGGTGCATGGAATTGCCTTTCGTGCTTCCCAAATACTTCTTCAGCATCAG ACCTTGCCTTGGCGCTGAACTTTTCATATTTGATTCCAATCCTGCAAACAGAGACAGAGTATCAGTATCGCCTGGTTTCCAGCTGTCCCTGACTCTTTGCTTGCAGTGGAAGCGTGTGCTGGAGAGGACTCATATCCGCATCACGGAACTATACTGCATTCTAGCCACAAGCTCATCGTCGCGCTTAGACATTGCAGGAACAAGGAGCAAGCAGTTTGAGATACGCAGGACCACCAAAATGGTTGGGCTGAACTTCAAGCTGCTGCAGCACATAAAGGACGACCTGAGGAAGACCAGCGACAAGAAGAATTCCCATTCCAAGACAGACCTGGTGACAGGTTTGGCGTGTTTTGAACCGACTGACAGCGGCCAGGGATTTTCGGACTGTTTGCTGGATGTTTCCTCGTTTCCTCGTGGTTCATATCAGATAGCATGGCAGGCGTGCTGCGTGGATGACAAGGGTCGCTATTTTAGCTTGCTGCCCCTGAATGATGGCATCGTCTTCTCCGTTCAGAAGCCCTGA